One region of Armigeres subalbatus isolate Guangzhou_Male chromosome 3, GZ_Asu_2, whole genome shotgun sequence genomic DNA includes:
- the LOC134219882 gene encoding uncharacterized protein LOC134219882: protein MRQRQCGKKSQKTKKLKKCSCQQVKIQTKKMENSSGSESDGYNNESNVNYVIINTIKKFPVLYAKGSKLYRNVQEKQRAWSSVAKKLEMPEKNVKTKWRNLRDRYVKELRKVKQTGTSGAGTEDVYKSKWFLFEELEFLAAHSENRPTTGNYEPTSLPADELSQASQVYTVEEYTQEASQDENVLDDLDMNDSGRTEGRTPIVHRSGEKSSKKRKTADLIDDKIDQILTKAEAALSGNTSRYATFCSYLTERMEMLPISVARDLEIEFTCRVNSLLSLYEE, encoded by the exons atgcggCAGCGGCAATGCGGAAAG AAAAGTCAGAAAACGAAAAAACTAAAAAAGTGCAGTTGTCAACAAGTCAAaattcaaacgaaaaaaatggagaattcaagtggttcggaaagTGATGGGTATAACAACGAATCAAATGTAAATTACGTGATAATTAACACGATAAAAAAGTTCCCGGTACTTTATGCGAAAGGCAGCAAACTTTACCGCAATGTTCAAGAAAAACAGCGCGCTTGGTCCTCAGTTGCCAAGAAGTTGGAGATGCCGG aAAAAAACGTCAAAACCAAATGGCGAAACCTACGTGACAGGTACGTAAAAGAATTGAGAAAAGTTAAACAAACTGGTACATCTGGTGCTGGTACGGAAGACGTGTACAAATCGAAATGGTTTTTATTTGAAGAACTGGAATTCCTCGCAGCTCATAGCGAAAACCGACC CACCACTGGCAACTATGAACCGACCTCGCTACCCGCTGATGAGCTTTCTCAAGCATCTCAAGTATATACAGTGGAGGAATACACTCAAGAGGCAAGTCAGGACGAAAACGTACTTGATGATCTGGATATGAACGACAGTGGAAGAACCGAGGGAAGAACTCCCATAGTTCATAGATCGGGCGAAAAATCTtcaaagaaacggaaaaccgcAGACCTCATCGATGACAAAATTGATCAGATCTTAACAAAAGCAGAAGCAGCTTTGTCAGGAAACACTTCTCGGTATGCTACATTCTGTTCTTATTTAACAGAACGTATGGAAATGCTACCTATATCGGTGGCTCGTGATTTGGAAATTGAATTTACTTGTCGTGTAAATTCTCTCTTAAGTTTGTACGAAGAGTAA